The DNA sequence AGTCATCGTGGATGCCGGTGTGGGTCAAGCCAGCGATGCGGCTATTGCCATGGAATTAGGGTGTACCGCTTTATTGATGAACACCGCCATCGCCTGCGCGCAAGACCCGGTAAAAATGGCAGAGGCCATGAAGCTGGCTACCACTGCGGGGCGGCTGTCTTACGAGGCGGGAAGGATTCCCAAGAAATTATATGCGAGTGCGTCGAGTCCGATGGAGGGAGTGATAGGGAGTTAGTGCCTCATTGCCTAAAGAAATTTCTGCAATGAGGTGTCGATTATTTACTCTTTTTTTTGCTGTGTTTTTTGAACCAAGTGGACAGTTGGTCTCGCATCATTTGTCGATTCGCTAATTGCATAATCACTTCATAAACCTGTTTTTCAGAGGCTTTGATTTCATATCCGTTTAGTCGTAAAAAAGTGAGCGCGGCTGCAGTAGCGATCCGTTTATTACCATCCACAAAGGGTTGATTCTCAGAAAGGTAGAAGGCATAAGCTGCCGCTTTAGAATAGAGGTCTGGAAAAAGATCTTCACCAAAAACATTCTGCGAAGGTTGAGCCAAGGCAGATTCCAGTAAACCCTGATCCCGCACGCCTTCCAGACCACCATATTTTTCCAGCAGCACACGGTGCATGGCCATAATGTGTTTGAGTTCCAGATAAAGAATCATTTTGCGAGCTTATCAAAGGTTTGATCAAAATCTTTAAGGACACCCATAAAAGTTTTCATAATTTTATGATCCGTAAGATTAATGGGCTCAATAATAATGCGACTCCCTTCGCTACGAATATCGAGGTTGGTTTTCGCATTCACCCCCACTTCCTGAAGCAGATCTTGCGGAAGAATAACCCCAAAGCTATTGCCGATTTTTCGGATTCTTTTTTGTTTCATGATGCTCACAGGTTATAACAGTGTTATAATAGGGTCAAGATTGAAGTGAGAAAGTCCGTAATAAATTTACTTACTTGACCCACAAAAAAAGAATTGCTACTGGCAAAAACCCATTTTACCAGGGCGCTTAGCTCAGCTGGTAGAGCGCTGCCCTTACAAGGCAGATGTCACAGGTTCAAGTCCTGTAGCGCCCAGTTTAGTTGTCAGTTACCAGTTATTAGTTGCCAGCGGGTAAAAAAGATTTGCGCACATTCAATGGATGTGAAAAGAAGGTTTCCCCCATTCCGTTTAGATGGGGGATACTCAAGGGGGAGAGTCGTATCTCACCCTTGAGTAAAGCGAGAATCCAGCTTTGCTGGTTCGAGCGAATGGAGCCGTAGTTCAGTTGGTTAGAACGTCCGCCTGTCACGCGGAAGGTCGCGGGTTCGAGTCCCGTCGGCTCCGTAATTCAAAGCCCTATATTGTAAAATTATAGGGCTTTTTTATTTTATTTGAGTTAAACTTTCTTCTCATAAATATCGTTGGGCCTCTTGTGAGTTAATTTTGGAGAGGGATAATAATCATGAAATCAATTATAAGAAAACAAGCAAGCTGTGCTTTAAATATTTGTTTATTCACCCTGTTGATTCTCTCCCCCGGAGTAGTCCTGGCACAAGCGGGGGTGCTACAATCCAGAAACTCAAATTATTCGCAACCCCAATATTTTTCCAAAGATAAATTGGAGGAACTCGTCGCCCCCATTGCTATTTATCCCGATCCGCTTTTGGCCCAAATTCTTCCTGCTTCCACCTACCCCCTCGAAATTGTGCAGGCAGCGCGTTTGATTCAAGGTAAAAAAGACATCTATAAAATCGACTCGCAGGATTGGGATCCTAGTGTACAGGCAGTAGCTCACTACCCCTCTGTCTTGAAGATGATGGATGAAAAATTGGATTGGACCGAGCAATTAGGGCAGGCCGTATTAATGCAACAGGAAGAAGTCATGAAGGCCATTCAGATTATGCGTCAGCAGGCAAAAAGAATTGGAAATTTAAAATCAAACAAAAAACAGATCATTAATGAATACGACGAATATATTGAGATTGTCCCCTACAATCCCGAAGTGGTCTATGTTCCCAGTTATGATCCGGAAGTCGTTTATGTAAGCCCTTCAGAAGATCCCTATGTCTCGCTCATTAGTTTTGGAGTAGGACTAGCCATTGGATCCTGGTTTAATACAGAAGTTTATTGGCCGAGCCATCAAATTTATTACTGTGAACCCGATTGGTGGGTTAGGGGTTGGTATAGTACCCACAATCATCATCGCTATCGTCAAAACTATGGTGAAGAGGACTATAACAACAATTACTACAGTAACAGCAATCACGACGACCACCATCCCCACAACAATAACAATGCCTGGTTTCATGATGACAAGCGCGGAAATCCCGTTAACAGAAAACTTTACTTTATGCCTTCCAACAACCCCTCCCGGACGACTGTCCCAAATGGCAATGTGGTCACGCCCAGGAGCAATGGGCTGAATCCCGTAAAAGGACAGCCTCCAGCTACACACACCCCTGAAAGAGGTTCCTGGAATAATAGCAACAGGTCCCCTGAAAATACCCCAAAACCCGCGCCAAAGCCCATCGTGATTGAGCCCAAAAGAATAGATCAACCGGTAAATCCGAGAAAACTGGAAAATGCCCCAGCACCTCAGAAAACGAGTACCCCCCCAGCTCCTCAAAAAAGCAGTCCGCCATCTCCTCCTGCACCTGTCAAAGTAGAAAAGAAGGCCCCGGAAGTTAAGAGCGCTCCTGCTCCTGCGGCAAAGCCCCCTGTAAAAAAGGAAGAAGAAAAGAAAGAAGTCAAAACACCTACAGAACCATCCGTAAAAGCCAACCTCAAATGAAGATTGCATTATTCGGCGGTTCATTCAATCCCCCACATTTGGGACATCGTGCCCTGGTTCAAAAATTATTGAATCAGAATATTTTTGATGAAATCTGGATACTCCCCGTTTTGGGGCATCCTTTCGGAAAAGAATTGGCTTCTTTTGAAGATCGATTGGAGATGTGTGTTTTAAACTTTTTGGATTTATCCAAAAAAATAAAAGTTTCGGATTTAGAAAAGAAAATCAAAAATACCGAGGGTTACACCGTCCATTTGGTTCGATATCTTAAACAGAATTTCCCCAATGAAGAATTTTACTGGGTGATGGGATCCGACTTGCTTCAAGAAAAAAATAGATGGAAAAATTTTGACGAGATTGAAAAGGCAGTAAGCCTCTATCCTATCTCGCGGGCAGGACATGAAGCCTCGGAGCTACCCGAGGTTTCTTCTACAGAAATCAGAGAAAAAATTGTTCGAGGTGTTTTCAGCTCTGACCTGCTTTATGCACCGGTTGCGAAATATATTTTGGAAAGAGGGATTTATTCCTGAAAAAAAATTACAAACTCCGCCTTTTCTCCTTGAAGTTGAGCAATCGATTCAAGGCATTCACATAAGCCTTTGCGGATGCCTGTAAAATGTCAGCATGGGTCCCTACTCCCCGCACTTCTTTGATTTGTTCTTTTAAAGTAACAGACACCTCCCCTTGGGCATCGGTGCCCCCTGTGATGGCCGCCACATTGTATCTCAACAGCTCGCCCTTAAATCCAGCCAATTTTCGGATGGCCTTAAAGGTGGCATCCACCGGCCCTGCGCCCGTCGCTTCACCACTCTTCTTTTTACCTTTCACTTTTAAAGATACCTTGGCTTTGGGTTTGCTTTTAGTGCCGCTGTGTACCTTCATTTGCAGCAGTTCGTAGACATCGGGCCCTTTCGCCAATTCATCACTCACCAAGGCTTCCAGGTCGTCATCAAAGACTTCTTTTTTCAGATCCGCCAGTTTCTTGAATGAGACAAAGGCCTTTTCAGATTCTTCCTCAGACATTTCATAACCCAATTCCATCAGTCGAGAACGGAAGGCATGGCGACCGGAATGCTTTCCCAATACCAACTTATGCGCCCTCCAGCCCACCGATTCGGGGGTCATAATTTCATAGGTCATTTGATTTTTTAAGATCCCATCTTGATGAATCCCCGCCTCGTGGGCAAAGGCATTTGCGCCTACAATGGCCTTGTTGGGTTGAACAGAAACGCCTGTAATCAGCGTCAACAGTTTACTGGTATGATAAATCTGGGGGCTATCAATTTGTGTGTCGCAATTGAATAAGCTCTGACGCACCTTCAAGATCATAGCCACTTCTTCCATCGAAGCATTTCCAGCTCGTTCACCAATTCCATTCACGGTGCACTCTACTTGTCTGGCACCCGCTAATACCGCAGCCATGCTGTTTGCCACTGCCAGACCCAAGTCGTTGTGGCAATGCACACTAAAGGTGATTTTATGGGCCTCTTTTACATTCGTTTTTAAGTAATAAATGAGTTTTAAAAATTCTTCGGGGACTGTATATCCCACGGTATCCGGAACATTTAAAGTGGTGGCTCCCGCTTCTACGGCCGCAGAAAATACTTCAGCCAAATATTCTGGATCACTACGTGTCGCGTCTTCGGCCGAAAATTCAACATCCGCTGTATACTGGGCGGCATGCTTTACGGCATTATAAGTATCTTCCAGCACCTGCTCGCGGCTCTTCTTTAACTTATATTTTAAGTGGATATCCGACGTAGCAATAAAAGTATGGATGCGCCCGGATTCCGCGTGTTTTAAAGCCTCCCAAGCCTTATCAATATCCTTCGTACTCGCCCGGGCTAAGCCGGCAATCGTGGCCCCTTTTACTTCTTGGGCGATTTTTTTCACCGCCTGAAAATCGCCTTCTGACGCAATGGGAAAACCAGCTTCAATAATATTCACTCCTAATTTTGCCAGCTGTTTGGCCATGCGCAGCTTTTCACCGATGTCCATGCTGCAACCCGGAGATTGCTCCCCATCGCGTAAAGTCGTATCAAAAATTTTTACAATTTCTTTAGACATAAATTATATCTGATGATTGGCTTCTTTTTCTTCGCGAGAGGAAATTGAAACCACCTTGGCATTAGCCGAGTTGGAGTGTTTTAGCCCGCGCAGGGCTAGCCTGCGTTCCAGGAAATTCTTACGACGCACTATATGAACCAGTTCTTCAATAGGGCCTGAAATCATGAAGAGGAAAGAGGCGCAAAACAAGGTTTCCTGGGGCATGCTGGCGATAACACCCAATACCAGTGCGGCCAGCACCAAAAAGATAAAGGAATGGGGCTTTGAAAAATCGATATGCTTAAAGCTGCGGTAGCGTACATTTGAAACCATGAGCAAAGCAACACAGAACATCAAGGGCAAAAGAATGTATTTGAAAAGGAGATGAGAAAAGGCAAAGCGTTCTTGAAAAATAATTAAACTCGAAACAATGTAAGCGGCCGCTGGAATGGGCAAACCTTGGAAATAACGTTTTTCTACGCTGGAAGACTGGACATTAAAACGTGCCAAACGCAAGGCCCCGCAAGCAAAAAAAATAAAAGCGACACCCCATCCAAAACGATTAAAATCTTTTAAACCCCAAATGAAAGCCATGATTGCAGGCGCCAAACCAAAGCTGGCCAGATCAACCAGAGAGTCGTATTCAATTCCGAAATCCGTCTGAGTTTTTGTAAGACGAGCCACACGACCATCCAAACCATCAAACACACCCGCTAATAAAATCATCCATGCCGCCATGACAAAATCGCCGTTAATCGATTTAACAATAGAAAAAAAACCGCAAAATAAGGAGGCAGTGGTAAACAGGGAAGGCAGTATATACACGCCCCGTTTAATACCAGAACGCCTGGGTTTTAATTCTTCTTGGGGTAATTGAGTTTCCATAATGATCACATCCTAGCTAACACGGTTTCTCCCGCAACCACCACATCTCCTTTGCTCACTTTCAACTCAAAATTCAAGGGCAAATAAACATCCACACGTGAGCCAAAGCGAATCAGCCCCATTTTTTCACCCCGACCAATGCTATCCCCTTTTTTCAAATAACAGACAATTCGACGTGCCAGAAAACCTGCAATCTGCACAAACGCGATAGCGCTTCCCTCCTTCAACCTTAGAATCACCGCGTTTTGCTCATTGTCGATGGAGGCTTCTTCTTTCATGGCCATCAGAAATTTACCGGACTTGTAACGCACTTCTTCGACAGTTCCTTCTGCAGGAGAACGATTGACGTGCACATTAAAAGGCGACATGAAAATGGCGATTTTCTTCACTGGAACCGGCAAATAAGGATTGCTCGGCAATTCTTCCACTTGAACCACCACGCCATCTGCAGGAGAAACGAGAATTCCTGCCTCCTGAGGAATCACACGGGAAGGATCCCGAAAAAAATAAAGAACAAAAAATAAAAATAAAACAAAGGGAATCGTGAGAAAAGGATGGATTAAAAAAGCCAGCAGACAAAGGGCCAGGGCCCCCAAGATAAAAGGATAAGCTTCTTTAGCCATGATTACACATCTCCCTTTTGCATCGCAATAATCCCGGTACGAACCACTTCAATGACGCCAAAGGGATTTAATTTTTCTAAAAATTGAGCCAGCTGTTCGGGGCTTGCCGTCAACTCGAAGGTTTTAGAGCGAGGAGACTCATCCAGACATTTCGCCTGAAAATCCTGAATCACCACTCCCAAATCTTTTTCGTTAATCGTTTCTTCCCCTACCGTATAGGCATTCACTTTCACCAAAAGGGTTTCTCGCTGGAGAAACTTGGAACCCGTCAGATCTTTTACCTGGATGGTATCCATCAGGCGATAAAGCTGTTTTTTTATTTGCTCAATGATCTCTTCAGACCCACTGGTGACAATCGTCATGTGAGAATATTTGGGATCATGGGTGGGAGCAACAGAAAGAGAATCGATATTATAACCGCGGGCGGCAAACATGCCGGCTACGCGGGCCAGAACACCGAATTCATTTTCTACTAGGACTGAGAGTGTGTGTGGATGCATAGAATTTATTTTTACCAAACATTCATTTTATTTTTTATCACCTTGATAATATAAACCACGACCCAAAAATTTCATTTTCGAAAAATCATAATGATCGGACATATTCTCTTTATCTGCACTCGAGAGAATTTTGTCTTTTACTTTCTTTTTCAAGACTTTTGCATAAGGTTTTTTTTAGATTTCATTTTTGATAAATCATAATGAGCTCTCATAAAAATGCAAGCTGGGTAATCATTTGCCGTCTTAAAATTCCCCTCTCCCTCGAGGGGAGAGGGACAGGGTGAGGGTGATATTGGATGCAATTTGTATTCTTTTTTTTATTCTCGCTTTATTAGTTCCCTTACAAAAATAGAAAGTAGTCTAAAAACCCAAATTAAATCCAATTACCCCCTCACCCTACCCTCTCCCCCGATGGGGCGAGGGGAATTCTTCATGAGCATTTAATACTCTACTGGACTGCATCACCATATTTAAGCCAATACAATATCCCCTACCCCTTTGCCCGCGGGCACCATTGGGTAAACGTTTTCTTCAAGCGCCACTTTGAAATCGATAATCGTCGGTCTATCGCGAGTGGCCAGGGCTTTTTGGATGACGGGAATCACTTGAGACGCCTCAGTCACGCAAAACCCTTGTGCCCCATAGCTTTCCGCCAGTTTTACAAAATCGGGCATGCAGCCAAAGGTGACTTGAGAGAGACGATTGTCATAAAACAATTCCTGCCACTGCCGTACCATGCCCAAATAACCATTGTTGAGGATGGCAACAATCACCGGCAATTTCCACTCCACCGCGGTTCCTAATTCCTGGATATTCATCTGAATGCTTCCATCACCAGACACGCAGATTACGGTGGCCTCTGGATGGGCCAGCTGGGCCCCGATTGCCGCGGGGAAACCATAGCCCATGGTTCCCAATCCCCCCGAAGTACACCAGCGTTTTGGCTTTGCCAATTGATAGAATTGCGCGGTCCACATCTGATGCTGACCCACATCGGTGGTCACAATGGCATCCCCCTGGGTGAGCGTGTAAAGTTGATCCAACACATATTGGGGTTTGGTTTTTTCGCTCATCGATTGAGTATAAGTGATGGGCGCCTTGGCCTTCCAGGCCTGAATTCGTTTCCACCAGGTTTCAATCTGCTTTTTAAATTTCTCGATTTTTTCAGAGGGAAGATTGCGAAGCAGTTTCAACATCTCCTGCAATACCGTTTTCACATCTCCAAGAATCGGCGCCTCGATTTTTACATTTTTTCCGATATTGGCCGGATCGACATCGATGTGAATTTTTTTTGAGTTCACGGAGAATTCAGAAAGTTTTCCCGTCACACGATCGTCAAAACGGGAACCAATGGCAAACAGCACATCACAGTGGTGAATAGCCATATTCGCAAAATAGGTTCCATGCATGCCCAGCATTCCCAATGAAAGGGCATCGGTCCCTGGAAAAGCTCCCAGGCCCATCAAAGTCATAGAAACAGGCAAGTGTAAAAGATTTGCCAGTTCTTTAATTTCAGGATCCGCATCCGCAATTACCGCCCCTCCGCCCACATAGAGCAGCGGCGACTTTGCCGTCAGCAATAAATCAAGGGCCTTTTGAATTTGTTTGTGATCCGGACGAGTCACCCTTTTTGGAGAGCGTACTTGCACGCTCTCCATCGGTAAATATTCTGCACTGTGCTGTTGAATATCTTTGGGGATATCCACCACGACAGGCCCCGGACGCCCAGTAGTCGCCACCACAAAGGCCTCTTTGAGAACTTTTTGCAGCTGATTGATGTCTTTCACTAAATAATTGTGCTTGGTACAGGAACGGGTAATCCCCACCACATCGGCCTCCTGGAAGGCATCGTTGCCAATCATGGGCAACGCCACCTGCCCAGTCACCACCACCAAGGGAATGGAATCCATATAAGCCGTCGCCAAACCCGTAACCGCATTCGTTGCCCCAGGGCCCGAGGTCACAATGCAAACTCCCGGCTTGCCTGTCACCCGCGCATACCCATCTGCCATGTGTATAGCGCCTTGTTCATGTCGGACCAGGATATGTTTTAAATCCGGATTCTTATAAATTTCATCATAGACATAAAGAATGGCTCCGCCGGGATAGCCAAAAACCACTTCGACTCCCAGATCTTTGAAGGCCTGAATCACAATTTGTGCACCAGTAAGTTTCATGCGACACCTAAACCTAATCATCCCTTCTCCTCTGTAAGGAGAGGGTCGGGGTGAGATAGAAAAAATCTCCAGTCTTTCTCGTATTATGGGCCTTCAAAGGTGTCAAGAGAGGCTTTGGCTACTGTTACCAAACAATTAAAGTTGTAGATATTTCATACTATTTTCAGTAGGCACAAAAACCATGCCCCCTTCGAATAAAACAAGCCTGGGAAGACCCAAGGACCTCGAGAAAAGAGAAGCAATTTTTAAGGCTGCTAAGTCTTTTTTTCTGAAACATGGTTTTCACAAGGCCAGCATGGATGAAATCGCAGCTAATGCGGGGGTCTCCAAACTGACGGTTTATGGGCACTACGAATGCAAGGAAAAACTTTTTCAGGAAGTGATCGCTAGAAAACTAAATGAATATTCCGGTCTGGATGATTTTAAAAAATTATATGATTTGCCCTTGAAAAAATCTTTGACCCTTATTGGACAAAACTTCTTAAATCTTATCTTTAACCCCGAATCTTTAAATATCCACCGTGTCGTAATGTCCGAAGCCAGTCGTCATCCAAAAATGGCTGCACTCTTTTTTGAGACAGGGCCCCAGAGGCTTAAAAAATCCTTTGTAGAATTTCTGCTATATCAAAAAAATAAAAAATGTTTGTTTTTTAACTGTACATGGACCGCCTGCGATCACTTTTTTTCAATGTTCAAAGGGGAACTTCACATGCGTGCCCTACTCGGTTTAAAACCAAGTCCTTCCAAAAAGGAATTACAAAATCATTTGAAGCAGACCATAGAAATGTACCTAAGGGCCTATCAGCCACAAGTAGCGATCCCCCACAAAGAGCTAATGAGATAAGACAGGAGGAAAATAGTTGGAGGATCGTGGGCACAAAAAAACCTCCCCCATTGAGGGGGAGGCAGCAGAAAAACCAAATTATAAAAAACCTCTTTTAAACAGTCTTGGCAGGCTGTTTGGCTAGCGACGCAATGCCAGTCATAGCGCCGAGACCCATTGTTTCAACCGCTGAAGAAGGGACAATAATGATGGAGGAATTGGCCCTCATTCCTTCCAAGAGGATATTCATTGCCCTCAGGTGAAGGGCTGTCGGATTGTTGGTGTAAAGTTCGGAAGCCTTTGAGAATTTTTCTGAAACTTGAACTTCAGATTCTCCCAAGATTAGCCGGGCCTGTCTCTCCCGCTCAGCCTGAGCCTGCATGGACATCGCATCCTGCAAACCAAGTGGTATTTTGACATCCCTAAGTTCTACAGAAAGGATTTTGATCCCCCAAGCCTCAGAGCTTGCATCAATATTTTTGCAGAGTTTTGAATCGATCTGTTTGCGACCGATCAACATGTCTGCCAAAACCGTTTCACCGATAACATCTCGCAACGCCGTTTGCGAAGCCCACGAAACCGCTTTCTGATAATTCTCAACTTCTAGTGCAGCTTTCATGGGGTCTACCACGCGCCAGAACAAGACCGCATCCACATCCACCGGAACACTGTCTTTGGTGAGTGTCTGTTCTGCCGTAAAGGGAGTAGCTACCGTCCTTAAATCAATGCAGTAAGGAATCGTGTCGACAAAAGGAATGATCATAAAAAAACCGGGCCCTTTAAGCCCACTAAACCTACCGAACCGAAGGACCACACCTCTTTGCCACTGGTTGGCCACACGACAAATAAATAGACACCCCAGACCCGCCGCAAAACCAGCTACTCCGAAAACGAGATTTCCCGTGTGTACCCCCACACCTGTTCCCAATGCCGTCAGGACCAAAAATAAAATCAAAATAAATGGATGCATCTTCATAAGATTTCCTCTCGTTGGTTAAGAGTTAAGGTTTAAAATTTATGGAATCAAAGTCTTGCTTCCAGAATTTTAATGATGTACGCGTCTACCCCTCATACGATCATCATCATATGATCCCCATCATATGATCTTTCGAAATATACATTTAGTGTGGCTCGCTTCAAAAGTTCGGCAGTTTCCGAATTTAGAAAATTTATCTACGGTTTCAAACGGGGGCAAAATTGAAAAAGAACGCGCGTTTCCATCCTGCTACAACGAGTCTCATGTATCCGAAAGTGCTCTCTGCTTTTTTGGTACTTTGCTTCTGTCTGCAAATGGCCCTGATATCGACACCGGTGGTAGCTGAGGAATCCGCTGTTCCCGAGACAAGCCAAACCTTGCCCGAAACAAGCCCAAAAGTGGATGATCTGGAGCTCCGCGTCATCAAACGGATTCCCAAGATGGAGATGTTCCCCTGCACCGAATGCCACTCAGGTCCTGCGGATTTCAATACAACGCAGAGGGAGCTCACGAAGGAACATCTCGATAAAATACTGGATCATGGTCAAGAACTAAATGGGGGTTGGTGTCACAATTGCCATACAGAAGGTCGTTATATCAGGCTTCACCTACGCGATGGTAAAGAAATTGCTTTCAATCAGGCCTATCTTCTTTGCGGAGGTTGCCACGGACCCGAGTTCAACGATTGGAAGAAAAATATTCATGGAAAAAGAATCGGTGGCTGGAATCTTACACAACAAATTTATTCCTGTCCGGAATGTCACGATCCGCACAAGCCTGCCTTCAAGCCTTTGAAGCCCTTGCCTCCCCCGAATGATCCTCGAGCTAAAGATTTGTCACCACTCCAGTTGATTTTTGGAAAAGTTTATGTGTTTTTCAGAAGGTTATACTCAAATGAAAAATAATTTTTTAGAGCGGATAAAACGTCTTGCTGAGAAAAAACTACGAAACCCCTTGTCACGGCGCTCTTTCGTCAAAGGGCTTGCTCTGACTCTCGGGCTAGCCACTGTAGCCAAGCCAAAAGCCGCTGAAGCCCTTTCGTTTGATGAGTTTTTTCAAAAGCACTACAAGGAGCTTAGCCCCGCCGACAAAGAACGAATTTTTGCC is a window from the Deltaproteobacteria bacterium genome containing:
- a CDS encoding TetR/AcrR family transcriptional regulator, encoding MPPSNKTSLGRPKDLEKREAIFKAAKSFFLKHGFHKASMDEIAANAGVSKLTVYGHYECKEKLFQEVIARKLNEYSGLDDFKKLYDLPLKKSLTLIGQNFLNLIFNPESLNIHRVVMSEASRHPKMAALFFETGPQRLKKSFVEFLLYQKNKKCLFFNCTWTACDHFFSMFKGELHMRALLGLKPSPSKKELQNHLKQTIEMYLRAYQPQVAIPHKELMR
- a CDS encoding 2-isopropylmalate synthase, which encodes MSKEIVKIFDTTLRDGEQSPGCSMDIGEKLRMAKQLAKLGVNIIEAGFPIASEGDFQAVKKIAQEVKGATIAGLARASTKDIDKAWEALKHAESGRIHTFIATSDIHLKYKLKKSREQVLEDTYNAVKHAAQYTADVEFSAEDATRSDPEYLAEVFSAAVEAGATTLNVPDTVGYTVPEEFLKLIYYLKTNVKEAHKITFSVHCHNDLGLAVANSMAAVLAGARQVECTVNGIGERAGNASMEEVAMILKVRQSLFNCDTQIDSPQIYHTSKLLTLITGVSVQPNKAIVGANAFAHEAGIHQDGILKNQMTYEIMTPESVGWRAHKLVLGKHSGRHAFRSRLMELGYEMSEEESEKAFVSFKKLADLKKEVFDDDLEALVSDELAKGPDVYELLQMKVHSGTKSKPKAKVSLKVKGKKKSGEATGAGPVDATFKAIRKLAGFKGELLRYNVAAITGGTDAQGEVSVTLKEQIKEVRGVGTHADILQASAKAYVNALNRLLNFKEKRRSL
- a CDS encoding DUF3300 domain-containing protein, producing MKSIIRKQASCALNICLFTLLILSPGVVLAQAGVLQSRNSNYSQPQYFSKDKLEELVAPIAIYPDPLLAQILPASTYPLEIVQAARLIQGKKDIYKIDSQDWDPSVQAVAHYPSVLKMMDEKLDWTEQLGQAVLMQQEEVMKAIQIMRQQAKRIGNLKSNKKQIINEYDEYIEIVPYNPEVVYVPSYDPEVVYVSPSEDPYVSLISFGVGLAIGSWFNTEVYWPSHQIYYCEPDWWVRGWYSTHNHHRYRQNYGEEDYNNNYYSNSNHDDHHPHNNNNAWFHDDKRGNPVNRKLYFMPSNNPSRTTVPNGNVVTPRSNGLNPVKGQPPATHTPERGSWNNSNRSPENTPKPAPKPIVIEPKRIDQPVNPRKLENAPAPQKTSTPPAPQKSSPPSPPAPVKVEKKAPEVKSAPAPAAKPPVKKEEEKKEVKTPTEPSVKANLK
- a CDS encoding nicotinate-nicotinamide nucleotide adenylyltransferase — translated: MKIALFGGSFNPPHLGHRALVQKLLNQNIFDEIWILPVLGHPFGKELASFEDRLEMCVLNFLDLSKKIKVSDLEKKIKNTEGYTVHLVRYLKQNFPNEEFYWVMGSDLLQEKNRWKNFDEIEKAVSLYPISRAGHEASELPEVSSTEIREKIVRGVFSSDLLYAPVAKYILERGIYS
- a CDS encoding slipin family protein, whose product is MKMHPFILILFLVLTALGTGVGVHTGNLVFGVAGFAAGLGCLFICRVANQWQRGVVLRFGRFSGLKGPGFFMIIPFVDTIPYCIDLRTVATPFTAEQTLTKDSVPVDVDAVLFWRVVDPMKAALEVENYQKAVSWASQTALRDVIGETVLADMLIGRKQIDSKLCKNIDASSEAWGIKILSVELRDVKIPLGLQDAMSMQAQAERERQARLILGESEVQVSEKFSKASELYTNNPTALHLRAMNILLEGMRANSSIIIVPSSAVETMGLGAMTGIASLAKQPAKTV
- a CDS encoding AbrB/MazE/SpoVT family DNA-binding domain-containing protein, whose protein sequence is MKQKRIRKIGNSFGVILPQDLLQEVGVNAKTNLDIRSEGSRIIIEPINLTDHKIMKTFMGVLKDFDQTFDKLAK
- the pssA gene encoding CDP-diacylglycerol--serine O-phosphatidyltransferase; this encodes METQLPQEELKPRRSGIKRGVYILPSLFTTASLFCGFFSIVKSINGDFVMAAWMILLAGVFDGLDGRVARLTKTQTDFGIEYDSLVDLASFGLAPAIMAFIWGLKDFNRFGWGVAFIFFACGALRLARFNVQSSSVEKRYFQGLPIPAAAYIVSSLIIFQERFAFSHLLFKYILLPLMFCVALLMVSNVRYRSFKHIDFSKPHSFIFLVLAALVLGVIASMPQETLFCASFLFMISGPIEELVHIVRRKNFLERRLALRGLKHSNSANAKVVSISSREEKEANHQI
- the ilvB gene encoding biosynthetic-type acetolactate synthase large subunit, with the translated sequence MKLTGAQIVIQAFKDLGVEVVFGYPGGAILYVYDEIYKNPDLKHILVRHEQGAIHMADGYARVTGKPGVCIVTSGPGATNAVTGLATAYMDSIPLVVVTGQVALPMIGNDAFQEADVVGITRSCTKHNYLVKDINQLQKVLKEAFVVATTGRPGPVVVDIPKDIQQHSAEYLPMESVQVRSPKRVTRPDHKQIQKALDLLLTAKSPLLYVGGGAVIADADPEIKELANLLHLPVSMTLMGLGAFPGTDALSLGMLGMHGTYFANMAIHHCDVLFAIGSRFDDRVTGKLSEFSVNSKKIHIDVDPANIGKNVKIEAPILGDVKTVLQEMLKLLRNLPSEKIEKFKKQIETWWKRIQAWKAKAPITYTQSMSEKTKPQYVLDQLYTLTQGDAIVTTDVGQHQMWTAQFYQLAKPKRWCTSGGLGTMGYGFPAAIGAQLAHPEATVICVSGDGSIQMNIQELGTAVEWKLPVIVAILNNGYLGMVRQWQELFYDNRLSQVTFGCMPDFVKLAESYGAQGFCVTEASQVIPVIQKALATRDRPTIIDFKVALEENVYPMVPAGKGVGDIVLA
- a CDS encoding type II toxin-antitoxin system death-on-curing family toxin → MILYLELKHIMAMHRVLLEKYGGLEGVRDQGLLESALAQPSQNVFGEDLFPDLYSKAAAYAFYLSENQPFVDGNKRIATAAALTFLRLNGYEIKASEKQVYEVIMQLANRQMMRDQLSTWFKKHSKKKSK
- a CDS encoding phosphatidylserine decarboxylase family protein translates to MAKEAYPFILGALALCLLAFLIHPFLTIPFVLFLFFVLYFFRDPSRVIPQEAGILVSPADGVVVQVEELPSNPYLPVPVKKIAIFMSPFNVHVNRSPAEGTVEEVRYKSGKFLMAMKEEASIDNEQNAVILRLKEGSAIAFVQIAGFLARRIVCYLKKGDSIGRGEKMGLIRFGSRVDVYLPLNFELKVSKGDVVVAGETVLARM
- the ilvN gene encoding acetolactate synthase small subunit, with protein sequence MHPHTLSVLVENEFGVLARVAGMFAARGYNIDSLSVAPTHDPKYSHMTIVTSGSEEIIEQIKKQLYRLMDTIQVKDLTGSKFLQRETLLVKVNAYTVGEETINEKDLGVVIQDFQAKCLDESPRSKTFELTASPEQLAQFLEKLNPFGVIEVVRTGIIAMQKGDV